From the Rhinatrema bivittatum chromosome 7, aRhiBiv1.1, whole genome shotgun sequence genome, one window contains:
- the LOC115095234 gene encoding cytochrome b-245 light chain yields the protein MGRIEWAMWANEQALASGLILLAGGIVAVAGQFKRWEFAAYGIAAGVFICLLEYPRGRRKKGSTLERCGQKFMTPVVKVFGPLTRNYYVRAILHAALAVPGGFLLSTVLGTVCLGIASLIYLLAAIRGEEWQPIEAQAQEKPRVAETIKRPPENPPPRPPPEARKKAADEGASAEAYDSPIPVAD from the exons ATGGGGCGCATCGAGTGGGCGATGTGGGCCAACGAGCAGGCGCTGGCGTCGGGATTGA ttctcCTAGCCGGCGGGATCGTGGCGGTCGCTGGCCAGTTCAAAAGGTGGGAGTTTGCTGCCTACGGGAT AGCCGCCGGAGTCTTCATCTGCCTCCTGGAGTACCCCAGAGGCAGGCGGAAAAAGGGCTCCACCCTAGAGAGATG tggtCAGAAGTTCATGACGCCCGTGGTGAAGGTCTTCGGTCCACTCACGAGGAATTACTATGTCCGTGCCATCCTGCACGCTGC CTTGGCGGTGCCTGGAGGCTTCCTTCTCTCCACGGTTCTTGGCACAGTCTGCCTTGGCATTGCCAGCCTCATCTATTTATTG GCCGCTATCCGTGGGGAGGAGTGGCAGCCCATCGAGGCACAGGCCCAGGAAAAGCCACGCGTCGCAGAGACCATAAAACGACCCCCGGAGAATCCCCCGCCCCGGCCACCCCCCGAAGCTCGGAAGAAGGCAGCAGATGAGGGGGCTTCGGCGGAAGCGTACGACAGTCCCATCCCGGTCGCAGACTAA